A stretch of Gemmobacter fulvus DNA encodes these proteins:
- the lptG gene encoding LPS export ABC transporter permease LptG, with protein sequence MTLSLYIARRFVWMFLRVFFVFFGILMLIDMLDQLRRFSGKGVGLTQALHLSAMNVPESLYRILPLIMILSAIALFLGLSRSSELVVVRAAGRSGLRFLLTPVTVSLAIGAIAVAVLNPLVAATSKEYEALYATYAKGAERVLSVSEEGLWLRQGGDGSQTVIHAARANADGTELFGATFLSFDDDGLPRERVEAEHALLQPGAWALTGAKRWSLDGANPEAGAQRMEISSLPSDLTRDAIRDSFGSPSAIPVWDLPGYIRGLERAGFSARNHQVWLQMQLALPLLMTAMVLVAAGFTMRHARFGRSGMLVLFAILGGFAIFFLRNFAQVLGENGQIPVLMAAWAPPLAAALFAMGLLLHLEDG encoded by the coding sequence ATGACCCTGAGCCTTTATATCGCGCGCCGCTTCGTGTGGATGTTCCTGCGGGTGTTCTTCGTGTTTTTCGGCATCCTGATGCTGATCGACATGCTGGACCAGCTGCGCCGCTTTTCCGGCAAGGGGGTGGGGCTGACGCAGGCGCTGCATCTGTCGGCGATGAATGTGCCGGAAAGCCTGTATCGCATTCTGCCGCTGATCATGATCCTGTCGGCGATTGCGCTGTTTCTGGGCCTGTCACGCTCGTCGGAACTGGTGGTGGTGCGGGCCGCGGGCCGCTCGGGGCTGCGCTTTCTGCTGACGCCGGTCACGGTCTCGCTGGCCATCGGCGCGATTGCGGTCGCGGTGCTGAACCCTCTGGTCGCCGCCACCTCGAAGGAATATGAGGCGCTTTACGCGACATATGCGAAAGGGGCGGAACGGGTGCTGTCGGTTTCGGAAGAAGGGCTGTGGCTCAGGCAGGGTGGCGATGGATCCCAGACGGTGATCCATGCGGCACGCGCCAATGCCGATGGCACGGAACTGTTCGGCGCGACCTTTCTGTCCTTTGATGATGATGGCCTGCCGCGCGAACGGGTCGAGGCGGAACATGCCCTGCTGCAACCCGGCGCCTGGGCGCTGACCGGCGCAAAACGCTGGAGCCTCGATGGTGCCAACCCCGAAGCCGGGGCGCAGCGGATGGAGATCAGCAGCCTGCCCTCCGATCTGACGCGCGATGCGATCCGCGACAGTTTCGGCAGCCCCTCGGCCATTCCCGTCTGGGATCTGCCCGGTTATATCCGCGGGCTGGAGCGGGCGGGCTTTTCGGCGCGCAATCATCAGGTCTGGTTGCAGATGCAGCTGGCCCTGCCCTTGCTGATGACGGCGATGGTGCTGGTCGCGGCGGGCTTTACCATGCGCCATGCCCGGTTCGGGCGCAGCGGCATGTTGGTGCTGTTTGCCATTCTGGGCGGCTTTGCCATCTTCTTTCTGCGCAATTTCGCGCAGGTTCTGGGCGAGAATGGGCAGATTCCGGTGTTGATGGCGGCCTGGGCCCCGCCGCTGGCGGCGGCCCTGTTTGCCATGGGTCTTTTGCTGCATCTGGAGGATGGCTGA
- the lptF gene encoding LPS export ABC transporter permease LptF, protein MSRFDRYLLSHLLALFGFFSLVLVAIYWVNRAVGLFDQLIGDGQSALVFLEFSLLTLPNVIRLVLPISAFAATVYGVNRLMADSELVVMQATGFSSFRLARPVLYFGLCVALMMLVLMHVLVPASRAALTSRSAEIAENVTSRYLSDGEFMHPSEGITLYIRDLTETGELLDVFIADDRDPKSRATYTASRALLVRGDSGPKLIMFDGMVQSLVEAERLAVTRFADFTYDLGGLIDASALPRRTMDELSTRELLAAEPAVLQETGQDRATFRSEAHARFAMPFLGTAAALIGFSALLLGAFSRFGLWRQIGIAVLLIILVQLINTSATGASLRDERAWPLVYAAPVFGLVLSALMLWQSQRPRRRPRQTEAKA, encoded by the coding sequence GTGTCGAGATTCGACAGATACCTGCTGTCGCATTTGCTGGCGCTGTTCGGCTTTTTCTCGCTGGTGCTGGTGGCGATCTATTGGGTGAACCGGGCCGTGGGCCTGTTTGATCAGCTGATCGGCGATGGCCAGTCGGCGCTGGTGTTTCTGGAATTCTCGCTGCTGACGCTGCCGAATGTGATCCGGCTGGTGCTGCCGATCTCGGCCTTTGCGGCCACGGTCTATGGCGTCAACCGCCTGATGGCCGACAGCGAACTGGTGGTGATGCAGGCCACCGGGTTTTCGTCGTTCCGTCTGGCGCGGCCCGTGCTGTATTTCGGGCTGTGCGTGGCGCTGATGATGCTGGTGCTGATGCATGTGCTGGTGCCCGCCAGCCGCGCCGCGCTGACCTCTCGCTCTGCCGAGATTGCCGAGAATGTGACCTCGCGCTATCTGTCCGACGGCGAATTCATGCACCCGTCGGAAGGCATCACCCTGTATATCCGCGATCTGACCGAAACCGGCGAATTGCTGGATGTGTTCATCGCGGATGACCGCGACCCGAAATCGCGCGCCACCTATACCGCCAGCCGCGCCCTGCTGGTGCGCGGCGACAGCGGGCCGAAGCTGATCATGTTCGACGGCATGGTGCAAAGTCTGGTGGAGGCCGAGCGGCTGGCCGTCACGCGCTTTGCCGATTTCACCTATGATCTGGGCGGGCTGATCGACGCCTCTGCCCTGCCACGACGCACCATGGACGAGCTGTCGACACGCGAGCTTCTGGCCGCCGAACCCGCCGTGTTGCAGGAAACCGGGCAAGACCGCGCCACCTTCCGCTCCGAGGCCCATGCGCGCTTTGCCATGCCGTTTCTGGGTACCGCCGCCGCGCTGATCGGCTTTTCCGCGCTGCTTCTGGGCGCGTTTTCGCGCTTTGGCCTGTGGCGGCAGATCGGCATTGCCGTCTTGCTGATCATCCTTGTGCAACTGATCAACACCTCGGCCACCGGCGCGTCGCTGCGCGACGAGCGCGCCTGGCCGCTGGTCTATGCGGCCCCCGTGTTCGGCCTTGTGCTGTCGGCGCTGATGCTGTGGCAATCGCAGCGCCCGCGCCGCCGCCCGCGCCAGACGGAGGCAAAGGCATGA
- a CDS encoding leucyl aminopeptidase produces MSHPVPIQFQPVDLEALATATGRIALLVDEGGKLGAAGRRLDRLMKGALARFVGSDAFSALKSGEAADLAWPAGLAAEAVQVVKLERKADVAAARKAGAAVGRGLSKLATLVICEGHSRAAEVSFGLAMRAYDFTVHKTAEAKLPGPVTMMVAAPEAVAAEAAPLAALAEGVFFTRDLVNEPANILTTYDFAARLAAMQELGLEVEILEEEELTKLGMGALLGVGQGSESPSKVVVMQWKGGVEGEAPLALIGKGVVFDTGGISIKPAGGMEEMTMDMGGAGVVSGVMRTLAMRKAKANVVGLVGLVENMPDGRAQRPGDVVKSMKGDTIEVINTDAEGRLVLADVMWYAQERFNPVGMIDLATLTGAIIVALGHENTGVFSNNDTFCDGFLKAAKAEGEGAWRMPMGEAYDAKLKSRIADMMNIGGRDGGAITAAQFLQRFVKPETPWIHLDIAGTALLKSDSALAPKGATGWGVMALNRLIKDRYER; encoded by the coding sequence ATGTCGCATCCCGTTCCGATCCAGTTCCAGCCCGTCGATCTTGAGGCGCTGGCCACGGCCACCGGCCGCATCGCCCTGCTGGTGGACGAGGGCGGCAAGCTGGGGGCCGCCGGGCGCAGGCTGGACCGGCTGATGAAGGGCGCGCTGGCGCGGTTTGTCGGCTCTGACGCGTTTTCGGCGCTGAAATCGGGCGAGGCGGCAGATCTGGCCTGGCCCGCCGGGCTGGCCGCCGAGGCGGTGCAGGTGGTCAAGCTTGAGCGCAAGGCCGATGTCGCCGCCGCGCGCAAGGCCGGGGCTGCGGTGGGGCGCGGGCTGTCGAAACTGGCGACGCTGGTGATCTGCGAAGGCCATTCCCGCGCGGCAGAGGTGTCGTTCGGGCTGGCGATGCGCGCCTATGACTTCACCGTCCACAAGACCGCCGAGGCCAAGCTGCCCGGCCCGGTGACGATGATGGTCGCCGCCCCCGAGGCCGTGGCCGCCGAGGCGGCACCGCTGGCCGCACTGGCCGAAGGCGTGTTCTTCACCCGCGATCTGGTGAACGAACCCGCCAATATCCTGACCACCTATGATTTTGCCGCCCGTTTGGCGGCGATGCAGGAACTGGGGCTGGAGGTCGAGATCCTTGAGGAAGAGGAACTGACCAAACTGGGCATGGGTGCTTTGCTCGGTGTGGGGCAGGGCTCTGAAAGCCCCTCCAAGGTCGTGGTGATGCAATGGAAGGGCGGTGTCGAGGGCGAGGCCCCGCTGGCGCTGATCGGCAAGGGTGTGGTGTTCGATACCGGCGGCATTTCCATCAAACCTGCGGGCGGCATGGAAGAAATGACAATGGACATGGGCGGCGCGGGTGTCGTGTCGGGTGTGATGCGCACGCTGGCGATGCGCAAGGCCAAGGCCAATGTGGTGGGTCTGGTCGGGCTGGTGGAAAACATGCCTGATGGCCGCGCCCAACGTCCCGGCGATGTGGTGAAATCCATGAAGGGCGACACGATCGAGGTGATCAACACCGATGCCGAAGGGCGTTTGGTGCTGGCCGATGTGATGTGGTATGCGCAAGAGCGCTTCAACCCGGTCGGCATGATCGACCTTGCCACCCTGACCGGGGCCATCATCGTGGCGCTGGGGCATGAAAACACCGGCGTGTTCTCCAACAATGACACGTTCTGCGACGGCTTCCTGAAAGCCGCCAAGGCCGAGGGCGAGGGCGCGTGGCGGATGCCGATGGGCGAAGCCTATGACGCCAAGCTGAAATCGCGGATTGCCGATATGATGAACATCGGCGGGCGCGATGGCGGCGCGATCACGGCGGCGCAGTTCCTGCAACGCTTCGTCAAGCCGGAAACCCCTTGGATCCATCTGGACATCGCGGGCACGGCGCTGCTGAAATCCGACAGCGCTTTGGCCCCCAAGGGCGCGACCGGATGGGGCGTGATGGCGCTCAACCGGCTGATCAAAGACCGTTACGAGCGCTGA
- a CDS encoding DNA polymerase III subunit chi yields the protein MALVLFYHLTRSPAEETAATLLPRALGAGWRVMVRGTDLARLAHLDQRLWLEPEDGFLPHGLEGGAQDADQPILLGLGPIANQAQALMLVDGAVPQPGEAARLERVWVLFDGLDETALNAARGLWKAVTAEGIHAQYWSEETGRWQMKTEKKPT from the coding sequence ATGGCGCTGGTTCTGTTCTATCACCTCACGCGGTCTCCGGCAGAGGAGACCGCCGCCACCCTGCTGCCCCGCGCTCTGGGCGCGGGCTGGCGGGTGATGGTGCGTGGCACCGATCTGGCGCGGCTGGCGCATCTGGACCAGCGGCTTTGGCTGGAGCCGGAGGACGGGTTTCTGCCGCATGGGCTTGAGGGCGGCGCGCAGGATGCCGATCAGCCGATCCTGCTGGGTCTGGGCCCGATTGCCAATCAGGCGCAGGCGCTGATGCTGGTGGATGGTGCGGTGCCGCAGCCTGGCGAGGCGGCGCGGCTGGAGCGCGTCTGGGTGCTGTTCGACGGGCTGGACGAGACGGCGCTGAATGCCGCGCGCGGCCTGTGGAAGGCCGTCACCGCCGAAGGGATCCATGCGCAATACTGGTCGGAAGAGACCGGGCGCTGGCAGATGAAAACCGAAAAGAAGCCGACCTAG
- a CDS encoding retropepsin-like aspartic protease family protein — protein sequence MDGDQISRLIFLGLLLAAVSGWVIAEYRGRMGQALRTALAWGLIVVGLMAGYGLWQDIRTDILPMQQVSTDRIEVPRANDGHFYLVLGIDGRTIRFLVDTGASNVVLSRDDARTLGFNPETLVYLGEANTANGTVRTARVTLNNVTLGDFADDRISAWVNDGVMDGSLLGMDYLRRYRIEITENRMILSR from the coding sequence ATGGATGGTGACCAGATCAGCCGCCTGATCTTTCTTGGCCTGTTGCTGGCGGCGGTCAGCGGCTGGGTGATTGCCGAATATCGCGGCCGCATGGGCCAGGCGCTGCGCACCGCGCTGGCCTGGGGTCTGATCGTGGTCGGGCTGATGGCGGGCTATGGGCTGTGGCAGGACATCCGCACCGATATTCTGCCGATGCAGCAGGTCAGTACCGACCGGATCGAGGTGCCGCGTGCGAATGACGGCCATTTCTATCTGGTGCTGGGCATTGATGGCCGCACCATCCGCTTTCTGGTGGATACCGGCGCCAGCAATGTGGTGCTGAGCCGGGATGACGCCCGCACGCTTGGCTTCAATCCTGAAACGCTGGTCTATCTGGGCGAGGCGAATACTGCCAATGGCACGGTGCGCACCGCCCGCGTGACGCTGAACAATGTCACGCTCGGTGACTTTGCCGATGACCGGATCAGCGCCTGGGTCAATGACGGTGTGATGGACGGCTCGTTACTCGGCATGGATTATCTGCGGCGTTATAGGATCGAGATCACCGAGAATCGCATGATCCTGAGCCGCTAG
- a CDS encoding MarC family protein → MPDSAFLITAFATLFVVIDPPGLVPLFIALTRGMTTERRRAMARRACVIATVLLTLFALMGEALLGFIGISMSAFRIAGGILLFLTALDMLFERRTQRREGQHPDPDHDPSVFPLATPLIAGPGAIATMILLMGQSGGSWAGTSAVLGLLFAMMLATFLFLLAAPPIEKLLGRTGTIVITRLLGMLLAALSVQFVIDGVKGTGLV, encoded by the coding sequence ATGCCCGACAGTGCTTTTCTGATCACCGCCTTCGCCACGCTGTTCGTGGTGATCGACCCGCCGGGCCTTGTGCCGCTGTTCATCGCGCTGACCCGCGGCATGACGACCGAGCGCAGGCGGGCGATGGCGCGGCGCGCCTGCGTGATTGCCACGGTGCTGCTGACACTGTTTGCCCTGATGGGCGAGGCGCTGCTGGGCTTCATCGGCATTTCCATGTCGGCCTTCCGCATTGCGGGCGGCATCCTGTTGTTCCTGACCGCGCTCGACATGCTGTTTGAACGCCGCACCCAGCGGCGCGAGGGCCAGCACCCGGACCCGGACCATGACCCTTCGGTGTTTCCGCTGGCCACGCCGCTGATCGCCGGGCCCGGCGCGATTGCGACGATGATCCTGCTGATGGGGCAATCGGGCGGCAGCTGGGCCGGCACAAGCGCCGTGCTGGGCCTGCTGTTCGCGATGATGCTGGCGACCTTCCTGTTCCTGCTGGCCGCGCCGCCGATCGAAAAGCTGCTGGGCCGCACTGGCACCATCGTGATCACCCGGCTGCTGGGCATGTTGCTGGCGGCATTGTCGGTGCAATTCGTGATCGACGGGGTGAAAGGCACCGGGCTGGTGTAA
- a CDS encoding ABC-F family ATP-binding cassette domain-containing protein, with translation MLRISDITYNVEGRPLFEGASATIPTGHKVGLVGRNGAGKTTLFRLIKGEIALEGGEISIPARARIGGVAQEVPSSSTSLLDTVLAADTERNALLAESETATDAHRIAEIQTRLADIDAWSAEGRASAILKGLGFDAEAQLRPCSDFSGGWRMRVALAGVLFAQPDYLLLDEPTNYLDLEGALWLESYLQKYPHTVLIISHDRGLLNRAVQGILHLDQKKLTYWNGPYDQFARQMAERRAVLVAEAKKQDARRAHLQSFVDRFKAKASKAVQAQSRVKMLEKMTPITAPEEAKKQVFTFPAPEELSPPIINMEGAAVGYGGPAVLKRLSLRIDQDDRIALLGRNGEGKSTLSKLLASKLEVMAGQITRHSKLRIGYFAQHQVDELHIDETPLQHIQRLRPTEGQPRLRARLAGFGLMADQAETVVGRLSGGQKARLSLLLATIDAPHLLILDEPTNHLDIESREALVEALTEYSGAVVLVSHDMHLLSLVADRLWLVKGGAVVPYEKDLETYRAELLAGDEPAKAEAKPVEKPKKASRDEILALRSEVRKSEERLGKINAMRDKLATKLADPALYEDARKGELETWNKKYAEVMDGLDRAEAMWLAAQEKLEAAGG, from the coding sequence ATGCTGCGTATATCAGATATCACTTATAATGTCGAAGGCCGCCCCCTGTTTGAAGGGGCTTCGGCCACAATTCCCACCGGGCACAAGGTGGGTCTTGTCGGGCGCAATGGCGCGGGCAAGACCACGCTGTTCCGCCTGATCAAGGGCGAGATCGCGCTGGAGGGCGGCGAGATCTCGATCCCGGCGCGGGCGCGCATCGGCGGTGTGGCGCAAGAGGTGCCCTCGTCATCCACCTCGCTGCTGGATACGGTGCTGGCGGCAGATACCGAACGCAATGCCCTGCTGGCCGAGTCGGAAACCGCGACGGATGCGCATCGCATTGCCGAGATCCAGACCCGCCTTGCCGATATTGATGCCTGGAGCGCCGAGGGCCGCGCCTCGGCCATTCTCAAGGGGCTTGGCTTCGATGCCGAAGCGCAATTGCGCCCCTGTTCCGATTTTTCGGGCGGCTGGCGGATGCGGGTGGCGCTGGCGGGCGTGCTGTTCGCGCAGCCCGATTACCTGCTGCTCGACGAACCGACCAACTATCTCGATCTGGAAGGCGCGCTCTGGCTGGAAAGCTATTTGCAGAAATATCCGCATACCGTGCTGATCATCAGCCACGACCGCGGCCTGCTGAACCGCGCCGTGCAGGGCATCCTGCATCTGGATCAGAAAAAGCTGACCTATTGGAACGGCCCCTATGACCAGTTCGCCCGGCAGATGGCCGAGCGCCGCGCCGTTCTGGTGGCCGAGGCCAAGAAGCAGGATGCGCGCCGCGCCCATCTGCAAAGCTTTGTCGACCGCTTCAAGGCCAAGGCCAGCAAGGCCGTGCAGGCGCAAAGCCGCGTGAAGATGCTGGAGAAGATGACGCCGATCACCGCCCCGGAAGAGGCGAAGAAACAGGTGTTCACCTTCCCCGCCCCCGAAGAGCTGTCGCCGCCGATCATCAACATGGAAGGGGCCGCCGTTGGTTATGGCGGGCCTGCCGTCCTGAAACGCCTGTCGCTGCGCATTGATCAGGATGACCGCATCGCGCTGCTGGGCCGCAATGGCGAGGGTAAATCCACCCTTTCCAAGCTGCTGGCCAGCAAGCTCGAGGTGATGGCCGGGCAGATCACCCGCCATTCCAAGCTGCGCATCGGCTATTTCGCGCAGCATCAGGTGGACGAGCTGCATATCGACGAAACCCCGCTGCAACATATCCAGCGCCTGCGCCCGACCGAAGGCCAGCCCCGGCTGCGTGCGCGGCTTGCGGGCTTTGGCCTGATGGCGGATCAGGCGGAAACCGTGGTGGGGCGGCTGTCGGGCGGTCAGAAGGCCCGGCTGTCGCTGCTGCTGGCCACCATCGACGCGCCGCATCTGCTGATCCTTGACGAACCGACCAACCACCTGGACATCGAAAGCCGCGAGGCGCTGGTCGAGGCGCTGACCGAATATTCGGGTGCCGTGGTTCTGGTCAGCCATGACATGCACCTGCTCAGCCTCGTGGCCGACCGGCTGTGGCTGGTGAAAGGGGGCGCGGTGGTGCCCTATGAAAAGGATCTGGAAACCTATCGCGCCGAACTTCTGGCCGGGGACGAACCCGCCAAGGCCGAAGCCAAGCCGGTGGAAAAGCCGAAAAAGGCCAGCCGCGACGAGATCCTCGCGCTGCGTTCGGAAGTGCGCAAAAGCGAAGAGCGTCTGGGCAAGATCAACGCGATGCGCGACAAGCTGGCCACCAAACTGGCCGACCCGGCGCTGTATGAAGATGCGCGCAAGGGCGAGCTTGAGACCTGGAACAAGAAATACGCCGAGGTGATGGACGGGCTGGACCGGGCCGAAGCGATGTGGCTGGCCGCGCAGGAAAAACTCGAAGCGGCGGGCGGCTGA
- the ndk gene encoding nucleoside-diphosphate kinase has protein sequence MAIERTLSIIKPDATKRNLTGKINAKFEEAGLRIVAQKRIHLTMAQAGQFYAEHKERPFYGELCEFMASEPVVVQVLEGEGAILKNREVMGATNPANAAEGTIRKDFALSMGENSVHGSDSEVSAAREIAFYFSGLELVG, from the coding sequence ATGGCCATCGAACGCACCCTGTCGATCATCAAACCCGACGCGACCAAGCGCAACCTCACCGGCAAGATCAATGCCAAGTTCGAGGAAGCCGGCCTGCGGATCGTCGCGCAAAAGCGCATCCACCTGACGATGGCACAGGCTGGCCAGTTCTATGCCGAGCACAAAGAACGCCCCTTCTACGGCGAACTGTGCGAGTTCATGGCGTCGGAGCCGGTGGTCGTGCAGGTTCTGGAAGGCGAAGGCGCCATCCTGAAAAACCGCGAAGTCATGGGTGCCACCAACCCGGCCAATGCCGCTGAAGGCACGATCCGCAAGGATTTCGCGCTGTCGATGGGCGAAAACTCGGTGCATGGTTCGGACAGCGAAGTGTCGGCTGCGCGCGAGATTGCCTTCTACTTCTCGGGTCTCGAACTGGTCGGCTGA
- a CDS encoding TfoX/Sxy family protein, producing the protein MPEPVSSILNLGPASEAAFARAGIHSAEEVRALGADAAYLALLRAGTAPHFIGYYVLVMGLQGRPWNDCQGAEKKALRVSFDALKAQVGSKKGRSDLEAALDFLGVVERPKPPRR; encoded by the coding sequence ATGCCCGAACCCGTCTCGTCGATTCTCAACCTTGGCCCCGCCTCCGAGGCGGCCTTTGCCCGTGCGGGCATCCATTCCGCAGAAGAGGTGCGTGCGCTTGGCGCGGATGCCGCCTATCTGGCCCTGCTGCGCGCAGGCACCGCCCCGCATTTCATCGGCTATTATGTGCTGGTGATGGGATTGCAGGGCCGCCCGTGGAATGATTGCCAGGGTGCCGAGAAAAAGGCACTGCGGGTCAGCTTCGATGCCCTGAAGGCGCAGGTCGGCAGCAAGAAGGGCCGCTCCGATCTGGAAGCGGCCCTTGATTTTCTGGGGGTGGTGGAACGGCCGAAGCCGCCCCGCCGATAG
- a CDS encoding heavy-metal-associated domain-containing protein has translation MTTLSIPDMSCGHCRASIEAALRPLPGVTAILFDAAARQATIEGPASAALLMSTLDGIGFPATPVTKAAD, from the coding sequence ATGACCACCCTGTCCATCCCCGACATGAGCTGCGGCCATTGCCGCGCTTCCATCGAAGCCGCCCTGCGCCCGCTGCCCGGTGTGACCGCGATTCTGTTCGATGCCGCCGCCCGTCAGGCCACCATCGAAGGCCCTGCCTCGGCTGCATTGCTGATGAGCACATTGGACGGCATCGGCTTTCCCGCGACGCCGGTGACAAAAGCGGCGGATTGA
- a CDS encoding heavy metal translocating P-type ATPase produces the protein MTQITNPQSLRFHLEGMTCASCVARVERVLTAQPGVTAARVNLADDSADVQFADPATPDTLAAVLAAAGYPPRQITLDLAVEGMTCASCTGRVERVLQAQPGVIAARANLAARRAQVTLWQGGASAEALAAAVSRAGFAATPQADANPDARADELRLLGRDTWIAGALTLPVFVVEMGGHLVPALHHWLMGIAPQQVLWIAQFVLATLVLAIPGRRFYAKGIPALLRGGPDMNSLVAVGTFAAWAYSTVATVAPHLLPAAARAVYFEAAAVIVVLILLGRVMEARARGRAGAAIAGLVGLQPKTARLQTPDGFTPTPIAQIRPGDRLMIRPGERIPLDGTVVEGQSAVDEAMLTGEAIPVAKAAGDTLTGGTVNGTGALLMQATHVGADTVLARIIAMVEQAQGAKLPVQALVDRITLWFVPVVMALAAATVAVWLAFGPGLAEALVAGVSVLIIACPCAMGLATPVSIMVGTGRAAELGVLFRRGEALQTLATVNRVAFDKTGTLTEGRPVLTDLKPASPHLLRLAAAVEAQSEHPLALAVVQLAQQKGLEIPEARDFVATPGYGAEALVEGQRITLGAARMFPQGLGQWQVEGEGFAVQGKTPIYVAVEGKVLGVLAVADRVKPGAAPAVQALTAMGIEVAMITGDTERVARAIGSELGISDIHAEVLPGGKVETVAALKPGVAFVGDGINDAPALAAADVGIAIGTGTDVAIEAAEVVLMSGQPMGVATAIRLSRAVMRNIRQNLLWAFGYNAALIPVAAGALVPFGGPQLSPMLAAGAMALSSIFVLTNALRLKRIRAVEAPE, from the coding sequence ATGACACAGATCACCAATCCCCAGAGCCTGCGCTTTCACCTTGAGGGCATGACCTGCGCCTCCTGTGTGGCGCGGGTGGAGCGGGTGCTGACGGCCCAGCCCGGCGTGACGGCGGCGCGGGTCAATCTGGCGGATGACAGTGCCGATGTGCAGTTTGCCGATCCGGCCACGCCTGACACGCTTGCCGCGGTGCTTGCGGCGGCGGGCTATCCGCCGCGGCAGATCACGCTGGATCTGGCGGTTGAGGGCATGACCTGCGCCTCTTGCACCGGGCGGGTGGAGCGGGTGTTGCAGGCGCAGCCGGGGGTGATCGCGGCACGGGCCAATCTGGCGGCGCGGCGGGCGCAGGTCACGCTCTGGCAGGGAGGGGCCAGTGCCGAAGCGCTGGCGGCGGCGGTGTCGCGCGCGGGCTTTGCCGCCACGCCGCAGGCCGATGCCAATCCTGATGCGCGGGCGGACGAGCTGCGCCTGCTTGGCCGCGATACCTGGATCGCCGGGGCGCTGACCCTGCCGGTGTTCGTGGTGGAAATGGGCGGGCATCTGGTGCCCGCGCTGCACCATTGGCTGATGGGAATTGCGCCGCAGCAGGTGCTGTGGATCGCGCAATTCGTTCTGGCCACGCTGGTGCTGGCGATCCCGGGGCGGCGCTTCTATGCCAAGGGCATCCCGGCCCTGCTGCGCGGTGGGCCGGACATGAACAGTCTGGTCGCGGTCGGCACCTTTGCCGCCTGGGCCTATTCGACCGTCGCCACCGTCGCGCCGCATCTGCTGCCCGCCGCCGCCCGCGCGGTGTATTTCGAGGCGGCGGCGGTGATCGTGGTGCTGATCCTGCTGGGCCGGGTGATGGAGGCGCGGGCACGGGGGCGGGCCGGGGCGGCGATTGCCGGGCTGGTGGGCTTGCAGCCCAAGACCGCCCGCCTGCAAACGCCCGACGGCTTTACCCCCACGCCGATTGCGCAGATCCGCCCCGGCGACCGGCTGATGATCCGCCCCGGCGAACGCATCCCGCTGGATGGCACCGTGGTCGAGGGGCAATCGGCGGTCGATGAGGCGATGCTGACCGGCGAGGCGATCCCGGTGGCCAAGGCGGCGGGTGATACGCTGACCGGCGGCACGGTGAACGGCACCGGCGCGCTGTTGATGCAGGCGACCCATGTCGGGGCCGATACGGTGCTGGCGCGCATCATCGCCATGGTCGAACAGGCGCAGGGGGCAAAGCTGCCGGTGCAGGCACTGGTGGACCGGATCACGCTGTGGTTCGTGCCGGTGGTGATGGCGCTGGCGGCGGCGACGGTGGCGGTCTGGCTGGCCTTTGGCCCCGGTCTGGCCGAGGCGCTGGTCGCAGGGGTTTCAGTGCTGATCATTGCCTGCCCCTGTGCCATGGGGCTGGCGACACCAGTGTCGATCATGGTCGGCACCGGGCGTGCCGCCGAACTGGGTGTGCTGTTCCGGCGCGGCGAGGCATTGCAGACGCTGGCCACCGTGAACCGCGTGGCCTTTGACAAGACCGGCACCCTGACCGAAGGCCGCCCGGTGCTGACCGACCTCAAACCCGCTTCGCCGCATCTGTTGCGTCTGGCGGCGGCGGTCGAGGCGCAATCGGAACATCCGCTGGCGCTGGCGGTAGTGCAGCTGGCACAGCAAAAGGGGCTGGAGATCCCCGAGGCGCGAGATTTTGTCGCCACCCCCGGTTATGGCGCCGAGGCGCTGGTGGAGGGGCAGCGCATCACGCTGGGGGCTGCGCGCATGTTCCCGCAGGGGCTGGGCCAGTGGCAGGTGGAGGGCGAGGGCTTTGCGGTGCAGGGCAAGACGCCGATCTATGTGGCGGTCGAGGGCAAGGTGCTGGGCGTGCTGGCGGTTGCCGACCGGGTGAAGCCCGGCGCGGCCCCGGCGGTGCAGGCGCTGACGGCCATGGGGATCGAGGTGGCGATGATCACCGGCGATACCGAACGCGTCGCCCGCGCCATCGGATCGGAACTGGGCATCAGCGACATTCACGCCGAGGTGCTGCCCGGCGGCAAGGTGGAGACGGTGGCCGCCCTGAAACCCGGTGTGGCCTTTGTCGGCGATGGCATCAATGACGCACCCGCACTGGCGGCAGCGGATGTGGGCATCGCCATCGGCACCGGCACCGATGTGGCCATCGAGGCCGCCGAAGTGGTGCTGATGTCGGGGCAGCCGATGGGCGTGGCCACGGCGATCCGGCTCAGCCGGGCGGTGATGCGCAATATCCGGCAGAACCTGCTCTGGGCCTTTGGCTATAATGCGGCGCTGATCCCGGTGGCGGCGGGGGCTCTGGTGCCCTTCGGCGGGCCGCAACTGTCGCCCATGCTGGCGGCGGGGGCGATGGCGCTGTCGTCGATCTTTGTGCTGACCAATGCGCTGCGGCTGAAGCGCATCCGTGCGGTGGAGGCCCCGGAATGA